The Bacteroidales bacterium genome contains the following window.
CGAAATTGTACTTTATTCATTACTAGCTTTAGGTGGAGTAGCTTTCTTATTTGCTACAGTAATCTTTTTTGTAGAAAAGAAATTCAAAGTAATTGAAGACCCTCGCATCGATCAAGTTCAGGAGATTCTTCCAGGTGCAAACTGCGGTGGATGTGGCTTTGCTGGCTGTCGTAATTTTGCAGAAGCCATTGTAAAAGCAGGAAATATGGAAACATTATTCTGTCCTGTAGGGGGAAACGAAGTAGCCAAAAAAGCTGCAGCAGTTTTAGGCATTGAAGTTAAAGAAAAAGCGCCTCAGGTTGCTGTAATTCGATGCAATGGCACATATTCGAATGCTCCTCAAAAAGTAAAATTCGAAGGTGCTACCAGTTGTGCTTTTGCACACAATTTATACGCTGGCGAAAGTGGTTGCCCATATGGTTGCTTAGGATTAGGCGATTGCGTTAATGCTTGTACATTCGATGCCATATATATAAACCCTAGCAATGGTTTACCTACCGTTATAGAAGATAAGTGTACCGCTTGCGGTGCTTGTGTTAAAGCATGCCCTAGAACTATTATTGAATTACGCAATAAAGGTCCCAAAGGGAAACGCATATACGTTTCTTGTATTAATAAAGAAAAGGGAGCCATAGCACGCAAAAACTGCTCTGTTGCTTGCATTGGATGTGGCAAATGCGTAAAAACTTGTCCTCACAATGCCATAACCCTCGAAGATAATTTAGCTTATATCGATTTCGAAAAATGTAAACTTTGTCGCAAATGCGTGACAGAATGCCCAACAGGAGCAATTTTAGAAATTAATTTCCCTCTCCGAAAAACTGAAGTTAAAAATTCATCAGAAATAGACGCATAAAATGATTGGATTAAAAACATTTCCATTAGGTGGTGTTCACCCGGAAGAAGGTAAATTCACAGCACAAAAAGCCATCGAAATTTTACCTATTCCTGAAAGAGTGTATATTCCTTTATCTCAAAGTCTTGGAGCACCTTCTGTTCCTATTATTAACAAGGGCGACAGAGTTAAAACAGGACAATTGATAGCCAAAGGCGAAGCTTTTATATCAGCTAATATTCATTCATCTGTCACCGGAACAGTTGAAAAAATTGATGAATGGATTGATGCTAGCGGTTATAGAAAAAAAACTATTATCATAAAAACCGAACCCGATGAATGGGAAGAAGGTATTCTACTCAATCATCAATTGAACCCTACCATTACTTTAACCAAAGAAGAAATTATTCAACGTGTAAAAGAAAAAGGTATTGTTGGTATGGGTGGAGCTACCTTTCCAACCCATGTAAAACTTTCTATTCCCCAAGGGAAAAAAGCCGAATATCTAATTATCAATGGCGTAGAGTGCGAACCCTACTTAACTTCAGACCATCGCTTAATGCTCGAAAAAGGTGAAGAAATATTAATCGGCATTCAAATTTTAATGAAGGCCATCGAAGTTAATAAAGCCATTATCGGTATCGAAGCCAATAAAATGGATGCCATTGAACACCTTAGTCAATTAGCCCAAAAATATAAAGGAATAGAAGTTCAAGGTCTAAAATTAAAATATCCCCAAGGTGCCGAAAAACAACTAATTAAAGCATTAGTTAATAGAGAAGTACCTAGTGGAAAACTTCCCATTGAAGTGGGTTGTGTTGTACAAAACGTAGGTACAGCATTTGCAGTTTACGAAGCCATTCAATTTAATAAACCTCTTATTGATAGAGTAGTAACTATTAGTGGTAAAAAATTTAACGGTGGAAATTTTTTGGTACGCATCGGAACCCCTATTCAAGCATTAATTGACCAATGTGGCGGTTTGCCCGAAAATACCGAAAAAATCATCAACGGTGGTCCTATGATGGGTAAAGCTTTGGTTTCAACTGAAGTTCCTGTTACCAAAGGCACATCGGGTATTCTGATATTTACAAACGAAATGAGCCACCGCATGCCTGTTTACTCATGCATTCGCTGTGGTAAATGCGTTTCAGTATGTCCCATGGGACTTGAACCTATATTACTGGAAAAATTAGTTGAAAACAAAAACTGGGAAATGGCCGAAAGCGAACACATCATAGACTGTATCGAATGCGGTTCTTGTCATTATACATGCCCTGCTGGCCGCCCCTTACTCGATATGATCCGTTTAGGAAAAAATAAAGTTAATCAAATAATCAGAAGTAGAGGAAAATAGTTATGAGTACATACGTTTTATCAGGTTCGCCTCATGTTCATGATAAGCAGGATGTTAATAAAATTATGTGGGGAGTTGTTTATGCACTTATTCCTGCCTTATTAGTATCCATTTACTTTTTTGGCTTACCTGCATTCATTACCACATTAATTGCTGTTGTATCGTGCGTTGTGTTTGAATATATCATACAACGTTATATATTCAAATCTTCCGACGTTACCATTAAAGATGGATCCGCTGTTATTACCGGTTTACTTCTTGCTTTTAATGTACCAAGCAGCCTTCCATGGTGGCAAATGATTATTGGCAGCTTAGTCGCTATTGGGGTAGCCAAAATGACCTTTGGTGGATTAGGAAAAAATCCGTTTAACCCAGCTTTAGTTGGTCGTGTATTCATGCTCATTTCGTTTCCAGTTGAAATGACGACATGGCCTAAAGTTGCACCATTAAGCACTTCGTTAACTGATATCGTGACGGGTCCTACTTCGCTCGGTATTGTTAAAGAAGGGTTAATGAAAGGCGAAACACTAAGTCAACTTATGAACAATGTACCCTCATACACCGATATGTTTATTGGTAATATTGGAGGTTCTTTAGGTGAAATATCTGCATTAGCTATTATACTTGGTGGTATTTATATGCTTTATAAAAAAATCATTACTTGGCATATTCCAACAAGTTATATTTTAACAGTTTTCATATTTACAGGAATTTTATGGCTTATCAATCCCGAAAAATATGCTGATCCTATTTTTCATTTATTAGCAGGTGGTTTAATGTTAGGTGCCATTTTTATGGCAACCGATATGGTAACATCTCCCGTCAACTATAAAGCACAAATTATTTTTGGAATTGGATGTGGTATTTTAACTGTATTGATCAGAGTTTGGGGAGCATACCCCGAAGGTGTTTCGTTTGCAATTCTCATTATGAATGCAGTAACA
Protein-coding sequences here:
- a CDS encoding RnfABCDGE type electron transport complex subunit B, producing the protein MNEIVLYSLLALGGVAFLFATVIFFVEKKFKVIEDPRIDQVQEILPGANCGGCGFAGCRNFAEAIVKAGNMETLFCPVGGNEVAKKAAAVLGIEVKEKAPQVAVIRCNGTYSNAPQKVKFEGATSCAFAHNLYAGESGCPYGCLGLGDCVNACTFDAIYINPSNGLPTVIEDKCTACGACVKACPRTIIELRNKGPKGKRIYVSCINKEKGAIARKNCSVACIGCGKCVKTCPHNAITLEDNLAYIDFEKCKLCRKCVTECPTGAILEINFPLRKTEVKNSSEIDA
- a CDS encoding RnfABCDGE type electron transport complex subunit D codes for the protein MSTYVLSGSPHVHDKQDVNKIMWGVVYALIPALLVSIYFFGLPAFITTLIAVVSCVVFEYIIQRYIFKSSDVTIKDGSAVITGLLLAFNVPSSLPWWQMIIGSLVAIGVAKMTFGGLGKNPFNPALVGRVFMLISFPVEMTTWPKVAPLSTSLTDIVTGPTSLGIVKEGLMKGETLSQLMNNVPSYTDMFIGNIGGSLGEISALAIILGGIYMLYKKIITWHIPTSYILTVFIFTGILWLINPEKYADPIFHLLAGGLMLGAIFMATDMVTSPVNYKAQIIFGIGCGILTVLIRVWGAYPEGVSFAILIMNAVTPILNKTIKPKRFGGK
- the rsxC gene encoding electron transport complex subunit RsxC gives rise to the protein MIGLKTFPLGGVHPEEGKFTAQKAIEILPIPERVYIPLSQSLGAPSVPIINKGDRVKTGQLIAKGEAFISANIHSSVTGTVEKIDEWIDASGYRKKTIIIKTEPDEWEEGILLNHQLNPTITLTKEEIIQRVKEKGIVGMGGATFPTHVKLSIPQGKKAEYLIINGVECEPYLTSDHRLMLEKGEEILIGIQILMKAIEVNKAIIGIEANKMDAIEHLSQLAQKYKGIEVQGLKLKYPQGAEKQLIKALVNREVPSGKLPIEVGCVVQNVGTAFAVYEAIQFNKPLIDRVVTISGKKFNGGNFLVRIGTPIQALIDQCGGLPENTEKIINGGPMMGKALVSTEVPVTKGTSGILIFTNEMSHRMPVYSCIRCGKCVSVCPMGLEPILLEKLVENKNWEMAESEHIIDCIECGSCHYTCPAGRPLLDMIRLGKNKVNQIIRSRGK